In the Euphorbia lathyris chromosome 5, ddEupLath1.1, whole genome shotgun sequence genome, one interval contains:
- the LOC136230080 gene encoding rho GDP-dissociation inhibitor 1-like, producing MESEKKGVAAAAAAGSSNAGGFCEKQEMEEKSVSEVVIEENDDDNFEEEDEDIEAPVTGFVPGPLLSLKEQLEKDKHDDSLRRWKEKLLGNVETELNGKMEPEVKFHSIGIVSDDIGEVNTPLPIGENQAGRVLFTLKEGSRYQLKMTFSVLHNIVSGLTYSNTVWKGGIRVHRNKGMLGTFAPQREPYVYSLEEETTPSGVLARGTYSAKLRFIDDDKRCHMELKYSFEIKKSC from the exons ATGGAAAGCGAGAAGAAGGGAGtggcagcagcagcagcagctggGTCATCTAATGCTGGTGGTTTTTGTGAAAAACAGGAAATGGAAGAGAAATCAGTAAGTGAAGTTGTGATTGAAGAGAATGATGATGATAAttttgaggaagaagatgaagatattGAGGCTCCTGTTACTGGTTTTGTTCCTGGCCCTTTGCTTTCTCTCAAGGAACAACTTGAGAAAGACAAg CATGATGATAGCTTGAGGAGGTGGAAAGAGAAGCTGCTTGGCAATGTCGAAACCGAGTTAAATG GGAAAATGGAACCTGAAGTCAAGTTTCATTCCATAGGGATTGTATCTGATGATATTGGAGAAGTAAATACTCCCTTGCCTATTGGTGAAAATCAGGCTGGCCGGGTCCTTTTCACTCTCAAAGAAGGATCTCGATATCAGCTTAAGATGACGTTTAGTGTTCTGCACAACATCGTCTCTGGCCTTACCTACTCGAATACTGTGTGGAAGGGAGGAATTCGAG TTCATCGAAACAAAGGAATGTTGGGTACTTTTGCTCCTCAAAGGGAACCATATGTGTATTCTTTGGAGGAGGAGACTACTCCGTCTGGTGTGTTAGCAAGGGGAACATACTCAGCAAAGCTTCGG TTCATAGATGATGATAAAAGATGCCATATGGAGCTTAAATATTCATTCGAGATCAAAAAGAGCTGCTAG